Proteins from a single region of Streptomyces spinoverrucosus:
- the ald gene encoding alanine dehydrogenase — MIDVKVGIPREVKNNEFRVAITPAGVHELVRNGHQVVIERGAGLGSSITDAEYVAAGAQILETADEVWASADLLLKVKEPIAEEYHRLRKDQTLFTYLHLAASKECTDALLESGTTAIAYETVELPSRALPLLAPMSEVAGRLAPQVGAYHLMRAAGGRGVLPGGVPGVTPAKAVVIGGGVSGWNATQIAVGMGFEVTLLDRDINKLREADRIFGTKVKAIMSNSFELEKAVLDADLVIGAVLIPGAKAPKLVTNELVSRMKPGSVLVDIAIDQGGCFEDSRPTTHAEPTFQVHQSVFYCVANMPGAVPNTSTNALTNATLPYIVELANRGWAEALRRDPALAKGLNTHDGKVVYREVAEAHGLDHVELESLLG; from the coding sequence GTGATCGACGTGAAGGTCGGCATCCCCCGCGAGGTCAAGAACAACGAGTTCCGGGTGGCCATCACCCCCGCCGGCGTGCACGAGCTGGTGCGCAACGGCCACCAGGTCGTCATCGAGCGCGGCGCCGGTCTCGGCTCCTCGATCACGGACGCCGAGTACGTGGCCGCCGGCGCGCAGATCCTGGAGACGGCCGACGAGGTGTGGGCCTCCGCCGACCTGCTGCTGAAGGTCAAGGAGCCCATCGCCGAGGAATATCACCGCCTGCGCAAGGACCAGACGCTCTTCACCTACCTGCACCTGGCCGCCTCCAAGGAGTGCACGGACGCCCTGCTGGAGTCCGGCACCACCGCCATCGCCTACGAGACCGTCGAGCTGCCCAGCCGCGCGCTGCCGCTGCTCGCCCCGATGTCCGAGGTCGCGGGCCGGCTCGCCCCGCAGGTCGGCGCCTACCACCTGATGCGCGCGGCCGGCGGCCGCGGTGTGCTGCCGGGTGGTGTGCCGGGCGTGACCCCGGCCAAGGCCGTCGTCATCGGCGGTGGCGTCTCCGGCTGGAACGCCACCCAGATCGCCGTCGGCATGGGCTTCGAGGTGACCCTGCTGGACCGCGACATCAACAAGCTGCGCGAGGCCGACCGGATCTTCGGTACGAAGGTCAAGGCGATCATGTCCAACTCCTTCGAGCTGGAGAAGGCCGTCCTCGACGCCGACCTCGTCATCGGCGCGGTGCTCATCCCCGGCGCCAAGGCGCCGAAGCTCGTCACCAACGAGCTGGTCTCCCGGATGAAGCCGGGAAGTGTCCTTGTCGACATCGCGATCGACCAGGGCGGTTGCTTCGAGGACTCCCGCCCCACCACGCACGCCGAGCCGACCTTCCAGGTCCACCAGTCGGTCTTCTACTGCGTCGCCAACATGCCGGGCGCGGTGCCGAACACCTCCACGAACGCCCTCACCAACGCCACGCTCCCCTACATCGTGGAGCTCGCCAACCGCGGCTGGGCCGAGGCGCTGCGCCGTGACCCGGCGCTGGCCAAGGGTCTCAACACGCATGACGGCAAGGTGGTTTACCGCGAGGTCGCCGAGGCGCACGGGCTGGACCACGTGGAGCTGGAGTCCCTGCTCGGCTAA